In Malania oleifera isolate guangnan ecotype guangnan chromosome 8, ASM2987363v1, whole genome shotgun sequence, a single window of DNA contains:
- the LOC131161395 gene encoding U-box domain-containing protein 4-like gives METEIHQASYSYMGRSFGDLSINDDSSAFSECNSDRSGEFGSASSQSRLLRLSCAPENSDDLIRQLVSDLESCSIEEQKQAAMEIRLLAKNKPENRLKIAQAGAIKPLISLISSSDVQLQENGVTAILNLSLCDENKQLIASSGAIKPLVRALRMGTSTAKENAACALLRLSQIEENKVAIGRSGAIPPLVNLLEVGGFRGKKDASTALYSLCSVKENKIRAIKAGIMKPIVELMADFGSNMVDKSAFVLSILVSIPVARSTLVDEGGIPVLVEIIEVGSQRQKEIAAAILLQVCEDNSVYRTMVAREGAIPPLVALSQTGTNRAKQKAESLIELLRQPRSGNPGARTSDLSV, from the exons ATGGAGACGGAAATTCATCAGGCGAGCTACTCCTACATGGGGCGGAGCTTCGGTGATCTGAGCATCAACGATGATTCCTCTGCCTTCAGCGAATGCAACAGCGACAGATCCGGGGAGTTTGGGTCGGCGTCGTCGCAGAGCCGGCTGCTGCGCCTCTCCTGCGCTCCCGAGAACTCGGACGATCTGATTCGCCAGCTCGTCTCCGATCTCGAGTCGTGTTCGATCGAAGAGCAGAAACAAGCGGCCATGGAAATCAGACTCCTTGCAAAGAACAAACCGGAAAATCGTCTCAAGATTGCTCAAGCCGGCGCGATTAAACCGTTGATTTCGCTGATCTCTTCCTCCGATGTTCAGCTCCAAGAAAACGGCGTCACGGCGATTCTCAATCTATCTCTCTGCGACGAGAACAAACAGCTCATAGCGTCGTCGGGAGCTATTAAACCGCTTGTCAGAGCTCTCAGGATGGGAACGTCGACGGCGAAGGAGAACGCAGCGTGTGCTCTGCTTCGCCTCTCTCAAATTGAGGAGAACAAGGTCGCGATCGGACGCTCGGGAGCGATTCCTCCGCTGGTGAACCTATTAGAGGTCGGAGGTTTTCGCGGGAAAAAGGACGCGTCGACGGCTCTGTACTCGCTGTGTTCGGTAAAGGAAAACAAGATCAGAGCCATCAAAGCTGGAATCATGAAGCCTATTGTAGAATTAATGGCTGATTTTGGGTCCAATATGGTGGATAAGTCGGCTTTCGTGCTGAGCATACTGGTTTCGATCCCGGTTGCTAGAAGCACCCTTGTGGACGAAGGCGGTATTCCGGTACTGGTGGAGATCATCGAGGTGGGGTCACAGCGTCAGAAGGAGATCGCGGCAGCGATACTTTTGCAGGTTTGCGAAGATAACTCAGTGTATCGTACTATGGTAGCACGTGAAGGAGCCATTCCGCCATTAGTCGCATTATCCCAAACCGGCACAAATCGCGCCAAGCAGAAG GCGGAATCATTAATAGAGCTTCTACGGCAACCGAGATCCGGCAACCCCGGGGCGAGAACGTCGGATTTGTCAGTCTAG